The Ziziphus jujuba cultivar Dongzao chromosome 5, ASM3175591v1 genome segment tccTATGGTTTCCATCGAACCTACCACTGTTAATCAAGCATTAAAGCTTCCTCACTGGTGAACAACCATGAGTGAAGAATATAATACTTTGTTTAACAATGGTGCTTGGACTTTAATCCCCCCATCACCTCACCAAAATGACATTGGTTGTAAATAGGTCTTTCGTACTAAATGGAAGTCTAATGGTAGTATTGAGCGGTACAAGGCTCGCCTGGTTGCAAAAGGGTTTCATCAACGGCTAGACTTCGATTACCATGACATTATCAGTCCTATTGTAAAACAAACTACTCTACGGATTGTCCTCTGTCTAGCTCTTGCTCGTGATTGGTCACTTTGACAACTAGATGTCAATAATGCCTTCCTCCATAGCCATCTCTCTGAAACAGTGTACATGTCTCAACCTTCTGGCTTTGTCGATGAAACACAACCTAATTTTGTCTGTAAGCTCACAAAGCTTTGTATGGGCTCAAACAGGCTCCATGTGCTTGGTATCATGAACTACGGGCCTTCTTATGCGGTCTTGGCTTTGTTAACTCCAAATCAGATACCTTGTTATTTCTCCTCTTTCATAATGGTGCACACGTGATTATTTTGGTCTATGTGGATGATCTTATTGTTACTAGAAGCTCTTTGTCTATTGGTGATGCTGTTATTTCTCAATTGAGTGACCGATTTTCTATTAAAGATCTTGGTCCTCTCCATTATTTTTTGGATGTGGACGTAACACATACCTGTACTAGTTTGTTCTTATCCCAACAGCAGTACATTTGTGATCTTCTCTCTCGTACAAACATGGTTGCTTCCAACCTGGTTCACACCCCTGCAGCCACTGGTGTCTCTTTATCCTTGCTTGATGGTTCTAATCTTCCAAGTGCAACTGAGTATCGTCAAGTCCTTGGAAGTCTTCAGTACTTATCTTTTTACATGACTTGACATTGCCTTTACTGTGAACAAGTTATCTTAATTCATGCACAAGCCTACTTATATTCATTGGATTAAGGTAAAAAGGGTCCTTCGATGTTTAAAGGGTACTATCACTCATGGCCTCTTTCTCTGAAAACATTCTCCTCTCTTTTCACATGCCTTTAGCGATGCTGACTGGGCGGGAAATAAGGATGATTGAACCTCTACCACTACTTATCTTGTTTTTCTTGGCTCCAACCCCATTTCTTGGCGATTTCCGAAACAATGATTTGTTACTCAATCTTCCATCAAAGCTTAATATCGTTCTACTGCCTCTACTGCTACTAAGTTGTGCTGGGTACGCTCtcttctctttgaacttggcATACTTTGTACTCCACCTCCTACTATTTATTGTGACAATATTGGTTCCACTTACTTGTGTTCCAATCCGGTGTTTCACTCCAAAATAAAGCATATCTccattgattttaattttgttcgcGATCAAGTTATGAATGGTTTTCTTCGCGTGTCTCATGTATCTTCTGCCTGACATATTCACTAAACCATTGCCCCATTCCGCCTTCTTATCTCTTCATTCCAAGATTGGAGTCTTCAATGGCGCCTCCATCTTGCAAGGGCATAAAAGAAATAGGTGTGCTCATATGTAAATTGTAGTATACTGTGATACTGTAATATTACACTTACCACAACTACTGCTATGTTTCCACACCAATTTCTTTATACTCTATATAAATAGTTGCCACAGTGAATGAGAATGACTTAAGCCTTTGCATTATATTTTCTACAATCTTATAGTAACAAGGTTAAAAATGGTAGGTGTcctaaactttaaatttttagagTCTTGCTGTTTGAAATGTACCTCTATAGAAGTTGAGCTATTAATCTAGGAAGGAAATTTTATGTGAAACCAACTTGCATCAAGacattattacccaaaaaaaaaaaaaaaaaaaaagcttgtatTAAGACATTTTTTTAGgaataaaagtaaaaagaaagaaatgcgtCAATGCACAAATCGGTCAACATTTGTATTTATGCAACATTCTACcacataatatttataaaaaataaaaataaaaaaaaggccaaacagttccaacaattaaaaaaaaaaaaaaaaccaacggTTATGGCTTAAAACATTTGCATAATATTATCAAGTAGATTTAACAAAAGACTTAATacaactatatatgtatatagacatatttaaaataagttgatatttttaatataaaattttattttattatcgtttgtatcataataaaaattaagatttaaaatttacaaatagtaaaatatgaattaaattagacagtaaaatcctatttaaaaaataaattttatcaaaatcagtaattaataaatataattttaaattttaaattttaatacgatttaaaagcttaaaaaaattctaatattaatttacatattaaatagttaatttgagtttaattgtatgtatatatatatatacaaaaattctCTACCTAGAAATCctaactttattaatatcaaaatttttttcttgttcaataAGTGTTAACGTTTCCCATATTTTAgatcttaaatttaaattctaatattaattattattttatccaattaTTAAACTTTGGATGCATAAatattcctaattaattaaataaagattttccgataagatatttattttatatgtattgtaTATTAGcttcatattaaaattataccTGGTAATTCGTGttcgtgggtcgtgttcgtgtcaactcGTTTAATAATCGTATCAAAAATACTTAATCCGaatacgacccatttattaatcatgtcaggtacctaaaataCTAAcctgacctgtttataaacaggtcaacacgacacgatccgtttaacacgattattttaacggattgtgttgacctattaacctgttaacctgaaattaacctattaacccgaaaactaacatattaacccgttaatctgaaaattaacctattaacccgaaaatttttttttttaatttttatgtttttgttttattaaagatgtattttttgtttttaaaaaattagtaatagaaaagtatttttataatattttttagttattaaatattatattagtgataaaatattaatttaaaattaaatttaaatggattgtaataggtgtataatcgtgtagggttgaaactgacatgtttaataaatgggtcgtaacgggtcaatttcgagttaaacaggtcaacccgaaaatgataCGATTAAtattcgtgttaaacgggttgatccgattatgatccgaacccatttataataaatccaaatttatttattccgTATCATTTTCTAGTCATATTgtcgtgtcatgatccaaattgtcAGGTCTAATTAAAATCATTGCATTGTTTTAGTGCCCCTATCTGACAATCACTCCGTACTAGTCGAATTGCTTTATTTTAAACAAGGACCAAGTTcgaactatttaaattttaatgtaaGTCATCTTAATTAACgagtataatattaaaatttatttatttatatattttatttatttatttatttttctttctttttttctttttttttttttttgggacaattgAAGTTGTAGGACACCTACCAAAATcaacacatatattatacaTTTAAAAATGAGCTTCAGTAGATGGAAAATGATAAAGATTGACAAAAGGCTtagatattgtttttttttttttttttaatataataaatttcactTTCACAAATTAGTTTGTCAATTATTCAGGTTTAGAAGAAATCAATGTTGAATCAAGTAAAAGAGGACCAGTTGCAAACTGTGACAATTTCAATCCCATTTCCTGACCATTTCAACACTGACTAGGTACTTTTCACCGTTCACCATACTATTTCCACGTCAtccatttttgtattttgtcgGTTTTGAGCTCTTTCttaatgttcaatttttttgacTTTGGTCCCtttctattttctgtttttttgtttattttgttatttttctggGTTAATTCCTAAAACTTTTCATGATAAGTACTATTTGtactattaatttttgtttttttcttttccagatTGCTTCTTGCTACATCaccaatataaaatatacaaaaaaaaaaaaatataaaatatccctttgaatttttatttatttattttttccattcattttttaatagttgaattccttttcataattttcttttccgACAATCCATTTCATAATTGTTGATTTATTAGAAAAGAATATTTTATCAATCTATATGCAgatgattaaataaaaaatacatatttctttcaatatatatatatatatatttgacatatctagtcaaataaaaaaccaatatacatacatatatgtaacttcattattattatttttttttttaaagaagaaacAACAAATAGATAAGAGTATAAAAGTGAAGATACTCTCATGCATAAAACTAATGTGAAAATTAatggtgtatttttttttattaatggatGACTTTAAAGCgatattatacatataatttctctcgatttatttatttattttttaaacatataatattatacatatatatatatatatatattaatttaaatttaaaaattactttttaaattctatactgaatgtatttataaattttcaaatctacttttgaatttatatatataaagaaatcatTTTCCgataacaaaatgaaaattaacatTTGGTGTGgcctttattaatttattattattttttttcccctgaacCAAATTTGTTGATGAGGCAATGGACAGAACTGTACAAGTGGGTGTATGATGTATGGTATGTctaccaaatttatttttattttcatttatgatttttctttgaaaaatatcaaaacccaatatatatatatatacacgcaaatatatatatatatatatatatattttttggtcctCAAGTcgaaacaaatattttattttccaattataatatttaccttcatttttcatcttaaatatcacaaatcacttgaaacaaaaataacaaaaaataaaaataataatacaaattatatacaataaaactaaaataaaagaaaatttgtcaGTTTCGTAAATAAGCAAGGAAACAAGGGCAATCATTGGAAAGGATCGCAATCTAAATCATTTGGAAATTTTCTGTTAATTCAGGTAATAAATCTCACTCGGAAAGGGTTGgatactttctttctttctacatCAAGCAATTCAAAGGAGTCTTCGTCTTCCTTTCGGATCAGTTCCTTCAACATCCTGGATCTTTTTCGTGTCAAAATAGCTGAGATTTTCAGTGGGACTTTCGGAGTGAATCCTATCATAAAAAAgagattgtttcttttttcttttttctttctgtgGGTATTGGGTATCAGAGTGTTTGCTCTTCTGGGTCTGAGCCATTTTTTGGTTTTCGTTTTGTATTGGATTGCCAATTGGTGATCTGGGTTCTTCTTGATTTCTTGTATTCCGTACTTGGTCTGAATCTTGGACACTGTTATGAGAATTTGAGTTGAACTCTTAGGTGGAGAAACTGGGAAAAAGCTTCGTCAATGGCTGGGCAAGATTCGATTGAACTGAAATTCAGGCTCTCTGATGGCTCTGATATTGGTCCGAGCAAGTATAGCCCAAGCACCACTGTGGCAACTCTCAAGGAGAAAATACTTGCGCAATGGCCTAAAGGTTGGATTTCTTTCTCACCCATTTGACTGCTGTTCGCTTTGTTTATCTTAAATGTGTTTTTGACTCTTTGAGATTGTAGTCTTGGGAATCCACTTCGATTAGAGTTGTATGCGTTTTTTTATTGCTGTTTCTTGAATtcgcttattattattaagttgGGTTTGTAATTGTTGAGAGCTTTTTTGCGTTGaacttttgttttcaattatGCCCATCCCAATTTTGTTGCAATCTTTAGAACCCCATGCGTGGAATTAGAGTAGATTAATCAAAGTCAAATTCTTTTGGATTTTATAGTATTTTCTATTGTTAAAGCTGACATTGGTTCTGCATTGAAAAATGCTTTTGGGAAACTCTTGCTAGCTGTTATAATCAGTTGCGCTTCCTTGACCAGGACTAATTGTGATTCCCTACCATTCCACCGGTGTATATATGCTCTAAAAACCTAGATTAAGAAGTATTAAGTTGAGATGCAGTCGGGTTTTAAGTTCTTGGGAAGTGTAATCTTAGTTTTTATCTTTATgtctttattagtttttatggaTTCGCATATTTTGTTCTTGTGTATCAGTATCCATGTCTCATAATTATGCTACTGTGtgttgaaaatttggaaaagaattGAATGCTAACCTCTCCTACACCTGagaaagtgaaaaaaagaaatagaataagTAAACTGGAAGACAACATGGAAGACTAAAATTTTCAACCTGGTTTAGTGGAACACTAAAATTTTCAACCTAGTTTAGCTTGCTCACCTTTATAGTGTGATTTGGCTATGAAATTGAACTATATTTTCTCACTGAATTCTATCTCTATTTGGTAGAGAAAGAAAATGGTCCAAGAACAGTAAATGATTTGAAGCTTATCAATGCGGGAAAGGTGCTGGAAAACAACAGGACACTTGCAGAGTCCAGACTTCCACTTGAACTCCCAGGAGGTGTCATCACTATGCATGTTGTTGTGCGTCCTCCTCTTTCTGACAAAAACAATGGTAATTCATCAAGTATATTATGTTCAGCTATTTCCGAATATATTTCTATGTCTTGTGCATCAATATCCATGATGTGCGCATCTCTATGCATTTAACTTTATCATAACATTCGATCTGCATTTGAGCATAGATAAATTGGTATCAATGATGGTATACTGTATATAGCCATTATACTAGTTCTGCATGTACACGCTGAGAATAATAGATCAAGGAATGCcacattcttttcttttcttttttcattttaattttgcatCGGTTAATGTTTGTTTAAGAAGATAACCTTGTCACTCGACTCTGTTATGTATAGTATAAGTTCCAAGCTTTTTCACATGTTCAAAGTTCTTTTGGTAAATCCTTTAAATTGTAGATCTTGTTTGACCATGTAGTAAAATCCtaggttttctttttattattattattatcataagaACACAAAATTGTTTTTCTGAAAGATTGTGTTTTGTATAGTTAAAACTAGAAAACGATTTTTGAGTGCATCACCACAAGGTTTAATTCCGATAAACTGAAATTGGACTCTGGGAACTTCActactaaaaaaatttcacattgacttcATTTCACTTGTAGACATGAACTACCCATTATCAAAACCTGTGAAAGAAAATCGCTCCCTAACAATGCTTTAACATTTGCATTTTCCATAGACAAACCACAGAATGATTCTCCAAACAATGCCCGGTGTTCATGCACAATATTGTAGATCCAGTTAACAAGAATGACAGGGCTTCTTCAGTTGGTGTTTGGACTGAGTTTTGCTTGCTGGATATGAGGAGATGCAAATCAAAAGCTTAATTTTTTCTCATCACCAGTTGCTATAAAGACACGAACTTAAAAAGGTTTCAACCAGAGTTTTGTTTGCTGTGGATCTCATTGTTTCTTCaagtaaaagattttttttttttttctttcctttttacttttttctacTTATGTTGCTTGTGAATGAAAATGGAGCTGGCCGCATAGTTGGATTGGAAGCTTGGTTAAAGTTTTTATACCATTGTTAAAAGGtgtaaaaggaaaacaaatatagaaaattgaGTAATTCGGTTTTGTTTGGGGGTTTACTGTAAGCAAAACTGcttcttcattttttccttcgaaaaatcatacaaaaataaatttctttcacATGACATGTACATTTTATTTCATAATTCGCAGCTTCAGTTGATTTTTATCCAATTAAGTAGTCCATGGAGagtgaaatataaaaatgaaactttATATTTGATTTGCACATTGCTTAAGAGCACCATTTAAAGACTATTTTCGTAAACCATATATATCATTATCTATACATAAACATAGAGAAATACTCTACTAGGCGATAGAACCTAAGATATCTCCGTGATCGAATTggactatataaatatattaggaATGTTATTTCTTGATTAAATTAAGGCTCCAAGTGGAAATTCTTTATTAGGAATGTTAGTCCTTGATTAAATTAAGGCTCCAAGTGGAAATTCTTTCATctgtttgtaaattttgatcaAAACCATAGCGAATACTACCAATTTATTAGGATTCATCCACCAGCCGAAATATAAGTTCATATAGCTTTACACCAAAGAGAAATGGGGCATAGAAAACGACGGGAGATTTCCATTGCTTTTTTGAAAGATATAAATATGACTgtcgatttaaaaaaaaaaacaaaaatgatattCTATACAGCAAAATGAATTATACCACTGAGATTACCAACCCTTCcccctcttaaaaaaaaaaaaaaaaaaaaaaaaaaagaaaaaagaaattaagtaCATAGGTTACAGAGATCTATACTTATAACACTATTACGCAGTGATACAAACAAGGCTgacatttctttttatttacatcATACCGCTGCTTAGCTTTAAACACGGTGTGCCAAGCTTGTAAAAGTTGATTTTGTAGAAGCTCAACAGTCCCTCATGTTGATCGATATAATTAGATAGCGCAGTAGAGAGCCACGGTGGCAGCATCAATCCGGTAAAGGGCTATTCTGGAGATTAGGCAAATGAGGAAAACATCAACATGGGAGAGTTTAAAAGTAACTATGGCAAATGGTCACCAAGATAGGCGGTTGAGGAGCGACTTAATGGTGCTTTCTTTGATGCCCGAACATTCTTAAGAGTCATCATGAGTTTTTGCCTCTCTCCTTCAACCTCTGCAAATTGAAGGCTTAGTTGAGAGTATCGGTCATGCATCTCTTTTAGCTCAGTCTCTACAGATGCATATCTTCCTTTAAGTTCCAGCATGTCTTTGATCAGCTCATTGATATCTCTAAAGCTTTGAAACACTGCTTCCTCATCACTGTGCTGTTTCAGGAAAGAACTGGAAAAGGAGAGAATGTCATGTTAAGggttcaattttagtttttattacaACACTAAAACAATTGAAGGTGGAAAAAGTGTGACATGCAACTAAGCAGTCcttcagaaaaaaaagaaacagaaaaaacaaTCTTTTCTTGCAAAACTGTCACTTAGCACAGGTAGGACCAATTGAATGCTAAGAACCTGCAACAGTTGCATTCCCAGTCACATGCAAAGTTTTAAGAGCAACTCAGGACCTCGAGTGAAGCAAAACCAAAATGGCTTAgcagaaaatagaaaagaaaaaacaatggtATTAATTCTGGACAGAAACAGTGACCCACAAAATTAGCTAGTAGTAGGGGCCAACCTTGTAATAGAATGATTAGATAGGGAAAGAAACCCAATTTAACTCttaaataaaaccttaaatgGGCAGCAATAGAAGCTGACATGGACACCCGGTTGTGTTAAAACTGGACAGTCGTGTATATGTAATAGATATATAACTACTGTATGTTTTGTTATCAATCTGCTTTGTGGTATCATTAGACATCATTTTTCTCCCAAAAAACTACTTTTCTAGCCAGGAATGGACAACTTTTCCCAAGGAAATAATTTAGAATCCCAACTCCAAGTCTCAAAAAGAAGGTAATGAAAAAAGAGAAcaagaaacagagagagagagagagagagagaaagagagagagagagagagagagagagagagagagagagagggagggagggCGAATATTTTCTGTATAGAAAAGAATGCATATAGGTTCTCAAATTTGAAGGGTTTATTAAAGTTGTATGAGATGACGTACCTCTGAAAATGGATTGTTGATTTCTTCTTTGCTTGCAGGGATTCAGCAAGCTCAATTTCCAAAGCTAGAACCCTCTCTAATGCATTGCCACTACAAGAAAACTCATTGA includes the following:
- the LOC107422684 gene encoding membrane-anchored ubiquitin-fold protein 3 produces the protein MAGQDSIELKFRLSDGSDIGPSKYSPSTTVATLKEKILAQWPKEKENGPRTVNDLKLINAGKVLENNRTLAESRLPLELPGGVITMHVVVRPPLSDKNNDKPQNDSPNNARCSCTIL